From a single Stomoxys calcitrans chromosome 4, idStoCalc2.1, whole genome shotgun sequence genomic region:
- the LOC106084595 gene encoding dynein axonemal intermediate chain 4-like, giving the protein DVFDPAIQKALKVREHMKVFDKIEGQLMDVTPKPIETHFETEQYKKLTEKARAIPVIPIRREIQSFKSVASSLMRTRSSRGVQFHLSMENIVNGIGSERMLVSDLTISPRYSSYIDESSSSESLVEEVVGAKFRLPYIRVVLSKTDLILLYEQQSNTACKDTEDGNFTEEDNARYDYLTIGRGKVRRRSDAETQTPQTLYKSRKINTTKKEMSNKASYVSIFEMYDTYRRVGEEDPFAALTLLESTAISKYMSKEAQCAAIVKLPSFQWVSMVIRRLLSGNNFEKSLRRYRNMEPIKPTVTKMEYKYSLKNLFTFLPHASDKERRAVSDMSFCYANNDILAVSYGIYSYQAAKMPETGQVCIWSIKNPCDPEGYYFYNYPAVAVEFSPYMPNLLAIGLLDGYVEVRDISDLNKPPIATSQRLTSPSVEPILALKWIRQDSSSNDANEIDPFLSLSQDGTVTRFHIIRGPHLLGFTQMVLDRIEGKSEGLAVSVNNALSAEANARPHCMSLTKHPLHADIYYILTDEGCIHKCATSNQMNCLEVLKTHKASVNCMDFSPWSPKLFLTCGNDWYIRIWLEGIFKPVLTLHNMYGPYQWAGWSRTHSTIIVALNRKQCEIWDLRRSSLKPMAIHTLQSSYNTMALYSRDGNSLAIGNERGKVFVLAFDDMPFPTHYPYDTLEEVIEKAVINFPDLHNEVKSLGYFGYPKKGLKIPP; this is encoded by the exons GATGTCTTCGATCCGGCAATCCAAAAGGCCCTTAAAGTCAGAGAACATATGAaagtttttgacaaaattgaagGGCAGTTGATGGATGTTACGCCAAAGCCCATTGAAACGCATTTTGAGACGGAACAATACAAAAAGCTAACAGAGAAAGCTCGAGCAATACCTGTTATTCCCATCCGCAGAGAAATTCAAAGTTTTAAGAGTGTTGCAAGTTCTTTGATGAGAACACGATCAAGTCGTGGTGTGCAATTTCATTTGTCAATGGAAAATATTGTTAATGGG ATTGGCAGTGAGCGTATGCTTGTAAGCGATTTGACAATCTCCCCCAGATACTCATCTTACATAGATGAGTCTAGCTCGTCTGAATCCTTGGTGGAAGAAGTAGTCGGCGCTAAATTTCGTTTACCCTACATAAGGGTAGTTCTGagtaaaacagatctcatttTGTTGTATGAACAACAAAGCAATACCGCCTGTAAGGACACCGAGGACGGCAACTTTACCGAAGAGGATAATGCGAGATATGACTATTTGACCATAGGCAGGGGTAAAGTACGTCGACGTTCTGATGCTGagactcaaacacctcaaactTTATATAAGTCACGCAAAATTAATACAACAAAGAAGGAAATGAGCAACAAGGCCAGTTATGTGTCTATATTTGAAATGTATGACACCTATCGCCGAGTAGGAGAAGAAGATCCTTTTGCGGCACTTACTCTGCTGGAATCAACAGCCATTAGCAAATATATGAGCAAAGAAGCACAATGTGCTGCTATAGTGAAATTACCTTCCTTTCAATGGGTTAGCATGGTGATTAGGAGGCTATTGTCTGGTAATAATTTCGAAAAGTCCCTCAGAAGATATCGCAACATGGAACCCATTAAGCCTACAGTGACCAAAATGGAGTATAAATATTCCTTGAAGAATTTATTCACCTTTCTACCCCATGCTTCGGACAAGGAACGTCGCGCCGTTTCCGACATGAGTTTCTGCTATGCCAACAATGACATTTTGGCAGTTTCCTATGGCATTTATTCGTATCAGGCAGCCAAGATGCCTGAAACGGGACAAGTCTGCATATGGTCCATTAAGAATCCCTGCGATCCTGAAGGTTATTACTTTTACAATTATCCCGCAGTGGCGGTGGAGTTCTCTCCCTACATGCCCAATCTTTTGGCCATAGGCCTCCTGGATGGCTATGTAGAAGTTCGAGATATTTCGGATTTAAATAAACCTCCTATTGCCACATCGCAGCGTCTCACCTCGCCCAGTGTTGAACCTATTTTGGCCCTTAAATGGATACGACAAGATTCAAGTTCGAACGATGCCAATGAAATTGATCCATTTCTATCTTTGTCACAAGATGGCACTGTAACCAGATTCCATATCATAAGGGGACCCCATCTATTGGGGTTTACCCAAATGGTTTTGGATAGAATTGAGGGAAAGTCAGAAGGATTAGCCGTTTCAGTTAATAATGCTTTATCAGCGGAAGCTAATGCTCGCCCTCATTGCATGAGTCTAACTAAACATCCTTTGCATGCGGATATCTATTATATTCTAACCGATGAGGGTTGTATCCATAAATGTGCCACAAGTAATCAAATGAACTGTTTGGAGGTTTTGAAGACCCACAAGGCATCGGTTAATTGCATGGATTTTTCACCGTGGTCTCCAAAATTGTTTTTGACTTGCGGCAATGATTG GTACATTCGAATCTGGTTGGAGGGAATTTTCAAGCCAGTGCTAACTCTGCACAATATGTATGGACCATATCAATGGGCTGGATGGAGTCGAACACATTCTACAATCATTGTGGCTCTTAACCGCAAGCAATGTGAAATTTGGGATCTGAGACGTAGTAGCTTAAAACCAATGGCCATACATACATTGCAGTCTTCATACAATACAATGGCTTT atattcacgtgatggAAATTCCCTAGCCATTGGCAATGAAAGAGGAAAGGTATTTGTTTTGGCTTTCGATGATATGCCGTTTCCAACGCACTACCCATACGACACTTTGGAAGAGGTGATAGAGAAGGCTGTAATCAATTTTCCCGATTTACACAATGAAGTCAAGAGTTTGGGTTACTTTGGATATCCAAAAAAGGGGTTAAAGATTCCtccataa